A single region of the Elusimicrobiota bacterium genome encodes:
- a CDS encoding antitoxin, RHH family protein gives MPTEKPRLLVTLEPGLYAKVLAISKANGTNLSLTARDLIRDACKDIEDRGLAALARKRMKAGGKDGWLTHGEVWK, from the coding sequence ATGCCCACCGAGAAGCCGCGCCTGCTCGTGACCTTGGAGCCCGGCCTCTATGCCAAGGTCCTGGCCATATCCAAGGCCAACGGGACGAACCTCTCCCTCACGGCCCGTGACCTCATCCGCGACGCCTGTAAAGATATCGAAGACCGGGGATTGGCGGCGCTGGCGCGCAAGCGCATGAAGGCCGGGGGTAAGGACGGTTGGCTGACGCATGGCGAGGTCTGGAAGTAG
- the trxA gene encoding thioredoxin: MAEIELTDATFQKEVLESPQPVLVDFWAPWCGPCRMLAPVVKEIAEEYKGRVRVAKLNTDEHPNAAGTYRISAIPSLLFFKGGKVAEQLVGVHSKAEIKKILESLFTKA; this comes from the coding sequence ATGGCCGAGATCGAATTGACGGATGCCACCTTCCAGAAAGAAGTCCTCGAGAGCCCCCAGCCCGTACTGGTCGATTTCTGGGCTCCCTGGTGCGGCCCCTGCCGCATGCTGGCGCCCGTGGTCAAGGAGATCGCGGAGGAGTACAAGGGACGCGTGCGCGTGGCCAAGCTCAACACGGACGAGCACCCCAACGCGGCGGGGACCTACCGCATCTCCGCCATCCCCAGCCTCCTGTTCTTCAAGGGCGGCAAGGTTGCCGAGCAGCTCGTGGGCGTGCATTCCAAAGCCGAGATCAAGAAGATACTGGAATCCCTCTTCACCAAAGCCTAG
- a CDS encoding DEAD/DEAH box helicase, translated as MGFTSFNFDAKITAGIRALGYSKPTPIQLQSMAPILQGRDVMGLAQTGTGKTAAFALPILQRLLTGPRGVTRALILAPTRELAEQIHQAFVELGRQTGLRSITVYGGVGAGPQVSGLRAGVEIVVACPGRLLDHMQHGAFKPSRLEVLVIDEADRMFDMGFLPDIRKILRQLPAHRQTLLFSATMPDDIRKLAHEILRQPVTVQVDHTVPLATVSHALYPVVEHLKSELLAKLLAQAGGSTVLIFTRTKHRAKRLAQRLHDQGLDVTSLQGNLSQNRRKAALEGFREGKFNIMVATDIASRGIDISQITHVINFDVPDTTEAYTHRIGRTGRAAKTGDAFTFVTHEDESMVRDIERALGSKIERRKLEGFDYSARQAAAPQRPQHHAHHAHHGAQAPRHPAPVEAGKKPAGGFHGRFGRFRFRRRRP; from the coding sequence ATGGGCTTCACTTCATTCAACTTCGACGCCAAGATCACCGCCGGAATCCGCGCGCTGGGCTACTCCAAGCCCACGCCGATCCAGCTGCAGTCCATGGCGCCCATACTCCAGGGCCGCGACGTGATGGGGTTGGCGCAGACCGGGACCGGCAAGACCGCGGCCTTCGCCCTGCCCATACTCCAGCGCCTGCTGACCGGCCCCCGCGGAGTCACGCGGGCGCTGATCCTGGCGCCAACGCGCGAGCTGGCCGAGCAGATCCATCAGGCCTTTGTGGAACTGGGCCGGCAGACCGGCCTGCGCAGCATCACGGTCTATGGCGGGGTGGGCGCCGGCCCCCAGGTCAGCGGGCTGCGCGCCGGCGTGGAGATCGTCGTCGCCTGCCCGGGGCGCCTGCTCGACCACATGCAGCACGGCGCCTTCAAGCCGTCGCGCCTGGAAGTCCTGGTCATCGACGAGGCCGACCGCATGTTCGACATGGGATTCTTGCCCGACATCCGCAAGATCCTCAGGCAGCTTCCCGCGCACCGGCAGACCTTGCTCTTCTCGGCCACCATGCCCGACGACATCCGCAAGCTCGCCCACGAGATCCTGCGCCAGCCGGTCACCGTGCAGGTGGACCACACCGTGCCCCTGGCCACGGTGTCCCACGCTCTCTACCCGGTCGTCGAGCACCTCAAGAGCGAGCTGCTGGCCAAGCTCCTGGCGCAGGCCGGGGGCTCGACCGTGCTGATCTTCACGCGCACCAAGCACCGCGCCAAGCGCCTGGCCCAGCGCCTGCACGACCAGGGTTTGGACGTCACCTCCCTGCAGGGCAACCTCTCCCAGAACCGGCGCAAGGCCGCGCTGGAGGGCTTCCGGGAGGGCAAGTTCAACATCATGGTCGCCACGGACATCGCCTCGCGGGGCATCGACATCTCCCAGATCACGCACGTGATCAACTTCGACGTGCCGGACACCACCGAGGCCTACACCCACCGCATCGGCCGCACGGGCCGCGCGGCCAAGACCGGCGACGCCTTCACCTTCGTGACCCACGAGGACGAGTCCATGGTGCGCGACATCGAGCGCGCCTTGGGCTCCAAGATCGAGCGCCGCAAGCTCGAAGGCTTCGATTATTCAGCCCGGCAGGCTGCCGCACCCCAGCGTCCGCAGCATCACGCGCATCATGCGCACCACGGCGCGCAGGCGCCCAGGCATCCGGCGCCGGTCGAGGCGGGGAAGAAGCCCGCGGGCGGCTTCCACGGGCGTTTCGGCAGGTTCCGCTTCCGCAGGCGCCGGCCGTAA
- a CDS encoding S8 family serine peptidase, translating into MKTIKTTLSLIICACMLGVTPGFDCYRAAAAVVQTQVQAVPANAGMSAVGASLTNTGGMTAAPSISLTGTSLSGTLNANSPVPQLKSQILAAPMQTAVPVTAQSPVTAAPQAGVTPIIIREAVIQAGAHQAAGLVKALPKAEPGQAQNGLVWGAFTQLQRMVLSFTKSKGSKGMPDYDRGSDDHISDPDGSGGGIDPLGNPSRDPNRDTGPDSRDSGDSWDGGGRSGGSELFKGLSFSKSSKGSKGMPDYDRGSDDRVADPDGSGSGIDPLGNPSRDPNRDTGPDSRDSGDSWDGGGRSGGSELFKSPVTGLSASISLFAPAGVPANTAAAPVSLDNRPVDLIVMFGDTAKPLTRDEHLSLVDVNQRGGVSLYAFAQQRIMMQLGNAGLEADTMAAYNATPIATYARINAATIRVEAGRAAEFRALLEGRGFKVYDNARRHIVEPVPVKPEDMDPVGRGAVGMDENLKISKADTVQALAKKVWGAPELGFWGRLVLRLFGAAIPQPAVGVIDTGADVNHPLLKRLKALVNATSGPNIDDNGHGSWVTSMILNFAPWLKNLTHYKVFTADGGATLDDILKALTMAGNDGNLIVSNSWGDDQGDPQGPDAQLVRKLAQEGHIMVFAAGNAGPRANTVGAPAIVSYKDAKTGAIRVVSVAATDRAKKVAYFSSRGPGSPMTSHDPNYKDHRPDLSAVGYNTEGAWPTTQANEADRVDPVFGPLKAISGTSMATPAVAGALALLAMVFGVTTIGEKLDAIVNGVMSTLVKTGQSADAEGQGFIDLDAAFKAISQVMTPVIPSFAARAVVSLAARSQARQARLRAAAAIPEGAVWEYRALGHMPRQIQDTHLRMTLDQSIARSDAEEYKTGEYEKYYTQRHNLLTRYPELPLRTSLLGRLQLALGGGR; encoded by the coding sequence ATGAAGACAATCAAGACCACCCTTTCCCTCATCATCTGCGCCTGCATGCTCGGCGTCACCCCCGGCTTCGATTGCTACCGGGCCGCCGCGGCCGTCGTGCAGACCCAGGTCCAGGCCGTTCCGGCCAACGCCGGCATGAGCGCGGTCGGCGCGTCCCTCACCAACACCGGCGGCATGACCGCCGCACCCTCGATCAGCCTCACCGGTACCTCACTTTCCGGGACCCTCAACGCCAACAGCCCGGTGCCTCAGCTCAAGTCGCAGATCCTGGCCGCCCCGATGCAGACGGCTGTCCCGGTCACGGCCCAGTCTCCGGTCACAGCCGCGCCGCAGGCCGGCGTCACTCCTATCATCATCCGTGAGGCCGTCATCCAGGCCGGAGCTCACCAGGCGGCAGGCCTCGTGAAGGCTCTGCCGAAGGCCGAGCCAGGCCAGGCCCAGAACGGCCTCGTTTGGGGCGCCTTCACCCAGCTCCAGCGCATGGTGCTTTCCTTTACCAAGAGCAAGGGCTCCAAGGGCATGCCGGACTACGACCGCGGCTCCGACGACCACATCTCCGACCCGGACGGCTCGGGCGGCGGCATCGACCCCTTGGGCAACCCCAGCCGCGACCCCAACCGCGACACCGGCCCGGATTCCCGCGACAGCGGCGATTCCTGGGACGGCGGCGGCCGCAGCGGCGGCTCCGAGCTCTTCAAGGGCCTTTCCTTCTCGAAGAGCAGCAAGGGCTCCAAGGGCATGCCGGACTACGACCGCGGCTCGGACGACCGCGTCGCCGACCCGGACGGCTCGGGCAGCGGCATCGACCCGCTGGGCAATCCCAGCCGCGACCCCAACCGCGACACCGGCCCGGATTCCCGCGACAGCGGCGACTCCTGGGACGGCGGCGGCCGCAGCGGGGGCTCCGAGCTCTTCAAGTCTCCGGTGACCGGACTCTCCGCCAGCATCAGCCTCTTCGCCCCGGCCGGCGTGCCGGCCAACACGGCCGCGGCTCCCGTCTCTTTGGACAACCGGCCCGTGGACCTCATCGTGATGTTCGGCGACACGGCCAAGCCCCTCACCCGCGACGAGCACCTCTCCCTGGTGGACGTCAACCAGAGGGGCGGCGTCAGCCTCTACGCGTTCGCCCAGCAGCGCATCATGATGCAGCTCGGCAACGCCGGCCTGGAGGCGGACACCATGGCCGCCTACAACGCCACACCCATCGCCACCTACGCGCGCATCAACGCCGCCACCATCCGCGTCGAGGCCGGCCGCGCCGCCGAGTTCCGCGCGCTCCTGGAAGGCCGCGGCTTCAAGGTCTACGACAACGCCCGGCGCCACATCGTCGAGCCCGTGCCGGTCAAGCCCGAGGATATGGACCCCGTGGGCCGCGGCGCCGTGGGCATGGACGAGAACCTCAAGATATCCAAGGCCGACACGGTCCAGGCCTTGGCCAAGAAGGTCTGGGGCGCGCCCGAGCTGGGCTTCTGGGGCCGGCTGGTCCTCCGGCTCTTCGGCGCCGCCATCCCGCAGCCCGCGGTCGGCGTCATCGACACGGGCGCGGACGTCAATCACCCTCTGCTCAAGCGCCTCAAGGCCCTCGTCAACGCCACCAGCGGGCCCAACATCGACGACAACGGCCACGGCTCCTGGGTTACCAGCATGATCCTCAATTTCGCGCCCTGGCTCAAGAACCTCACCCACTACAAGGTCTTCACCGCGGACGGCGGGGCCACCCTGGACGACATCCTCAAGGCCCTGACCATGGCCGGCAACGACGGCAACCTCATCGTCTCCAACTCCTGGGGCGACGACCAGGGCGACCCTCAGGGTCCGGACGCCCAGCTCGTGCGCAAGCTCGCGCAGGAAGGCCACATCATGGTCTTCGCCGCGGGCAACGCCGGCCCCCGCGCCAACACCGTGGGCGCGCCCGCCATCGTCAGCTACAAGGACGCCAAGACCGGCGCCATCCGCGTGGTCTCCGTGGCCGCCACGGACCGCGCGAAGAAGGTCGCCTACTTCTCCTCCCGCGGCCCCGGCTCGCCGATGACCTCGCACGACCCGAACTACAAGGACCACCGGCCCGACCTCAGCGCGGTGGGCTACAACACCGAGGGCGCCTGGCCCACGACGCAGGCCAACGAGGCCGACCGCGTGGACCCGGTCTTCGGCCCGCTCAAGGCCATCTCCGGCACCTCCATGGCCACCCCGGCCGTGGCCGGAGCCCTCGCTCTGCTGGCCATGGTCTTCGGCGTGACCACCATCGGCGAGAAGCTCGACGCCATCGTCAACGGCGTCATGTCCACCTTGGTCAAGACCGGCCAGAGCGCGGACGCCGAGGGGCAGGGCTTCATCGACCTGGACGCCGCTTTCAAGGCGATCTCCCAGGTCATGACTCCGGTCATCCCCAGTTTCGCCGCCCGCGCGGTGGTGTCTCTGGCGGCGCGCAGCCAGGCCCGCCAGGCCCGCTTGCGGGCCGCGGCCGCGATTCCTGAGGGCGCGGTCTGGGAGTACCGGGCGCTGGGCCATATGCCCCGGCAGATCCAGGACACCCACCTGCGCATGACGCTCGACCAGAGCATCGCCCGCAGCGATGCCGAAGAATACAAGACCGGGGAGTATGAGAAGTACTACACGCAGCGCCACAATCTTCTGACTCGGTATCCGGAACTGCCTCTGCGCACGTCGCTGCTCGGACGGCTGCAGCTGGCCTTGGGCGGAGGCAGGTAG
- a CDS encoding lysophospholipid acyltransferase family protein gives MSIFLSAPLRVILFVCGLAAALLPRPAELWLGKRLGRLALACGGFKRRIAAENIRHCFPELGPARRESLLRRNQEHYGMLFFEFLHFFCPLPGHYRSYARSICRLEGKENWERARAKGRGVLFVSCHVGFWEMLAAAGGLEGFSPLVVTTVLKPVWLDRQITACRLSTGVRAAYHPGSVPQVLRELRRGGSVAFMNDQYAGPPMGIPVPFFGVKPNTLAAVAPIAQRTGAAIVPVSCYRDEDGTAVVVVEPELDLGPALSDTEQATAILAAKVETWVRRHPEQWLWIHRRFKNVVWPEG, from the coding sequence GTGTCCATCTTCCTCTCGGCGCCGCTGCGGGTCATCCTATTCGTCTGCGGGCTCGCGGCCGCGCTCCTGCCGCGGCCGGCCGAGCTCTGGCTGGGCAAGCGGCTGGGGCGCCTGGCGCTCGCCTGCGGCGGATTCAAGCGCCGAATCGCCGCCGAGAACATCCGCCACTGCTTCCCCGAACTGGGGCCCGCAAGACGGGAATCCCTTCTGCGACGGAACCAGGAGCATTACGGGATGCTTTTCTTCGAGTTCCTGCACTTCTTCTGCCCGCTGCCCGGGCACTACCGGAGCTACGCCCGGAGCATCTGCAGGCTCGAGGGCAAAGAGAACTGGGAGCGGGCCCGCGCCAAGGGCAGGGGCGTCCTCTTCGTCTCCTGCCACGTGGGCTTCTGGGAGATGCTGGCTGCGGCCGGCGGCTTGGAGGGGTTCTCGCCGCTGGTGGTGACGACCGTGCTCAAGCCGGTCTGGCTCGACCGCCAGATCACGGCTTGCCGCCTTTCCACGGGCGTGCGCGCGGCGTATCATCCGGGCTCCGTGCCCCAGGTCCTGCGGGAGCTGCGCCGGGGCGGGTCCGTCGCTTTCATGAACGACCAGTACGCCGGGCCGCCCATGGGCATCCCGGTCCCGTTCTTCGGGGTCAAGCCCAACACCTTGGCCGCCGTGGCGCCCATCGCCCAGAGGACGGGCGCCGCGATCGTGCCCGTCTCCTGCTACCGGGACGAGGATGGGACCGCGGTGGTGGTCGTGGAGCCCGAGCTCGACCTGGGGCCGGCCTTGTCCGACACGGAGCAGGCCACCGCGATCCTGGCCGCGAAAGTGGAGACCTGGGTGCGCCGGCATCCCGAGCAATGGCTGTGGATCCACCGGCGGTTCAAGAACGTGGTCTGGCCCGAAGGCTGA
- the yihA gene encoding ribosome biogenesis GTP-binding protein YihA/YsxC, whose translation MPEYYQYLISETDPQRLGPCAAEVTFVGRSNVGKSSLLNALCGKDLARVSNTPGRTRAINVFTAGRDRWLVDLPGYGFAEGAAAQRSGWGPMIESYLTGRPSLRMVFALVDAKVGPTRLDLQMLDWLQDKGLPWRSVATKTDQVKSSRAAAQRRDVAEVLGLKPEALAWVSAAQNSGVRELRAELAALLAGTHA comes from the coding sequence ATGCCCGAATACTATCAGTATCTCATCAGCGAGACCGATCCGCAGCGGCTCGGACCTTGCGCCGCCGAGGTGACCTTCGTCGGGCGCTCCAACGTGGGCAAGAGCTCCTTGCTCAACGCGCTCTGCGGCAAGGATCTGGCGCGCGTCTCCAACACCCCGGGGCGCACGCGCGCCATCAACGTGTTCACGGCCGGCCGCGACCGCTGGCTGGTGGACCTGCCCGGCTACGGCTTTGCCGAGGGCGCGGCGGCCCAGCGCTCCGGCTGGGGCCCGATGATCGAGAGCTACCTGACCGGTCGGCCGTCTTTGCGCATGGTCTTCGCATTGGTCGACGCCAAGGTCGGCCCGACCCGGCTGGACCTGCAGATGCTCGACTGGCTCCAGGACAAGGGCCTGCCCTGGCGCAGCGTGGCGACCAAGACCGACCAGGTCAAATCCTCGCGCGCCGCGGCCCAGCGGCGGGACGTGGCCGAGGTGCTGGGCCTCAAGCCCGAGGCCCTGGCCTGGGTCAGCGCCGCGCAGAACAGCGGCGTGCGCGAGCTGCGCGCCGAGCTGGCCGCTTTGCTCGCAGGGACTCATGCCTGA
- a CDS encoding class I SAM-dependent methyltransferase, whose product MPEALRGLLAAALERRAELLGRLHAEDTDAYRLFHGTVEGAAGLTVDRYGDLLLVQSFHSPLPAPQLAALEAFYAQAWPGLGVVYNDRSRPNSRIANALSPGMQTVAAAPRLARELGLGYRIQGRHAGQDPWLFLDMRAARRRVMTEAAGKSLLNVFAYTCGVGVAAAKAGASSVANVDFSLSSLAVGGENARLNDLPIKMEFVHSDAFAALRQLSGLGQSQVVRGRRLPPFPKLEPRRFDLVFLDPPRYAQSPFGVVDVIQDYPAVFKPALLCVAEGGAMFCCNNAARAEREAWLAQLERSARKAGRPIREAEWIMPEDDFPSLDGRPPLKVALLRL is encoded by the coding sequence ATGCCTGAGGCCCTGCGCGGACTGCTGGCCGCGGCCTTGGAGCGGCGCGCCGAGCTGCTCGGCCGCCTGCACGCCGAAGACACCGATGCCTACCGGCTGTTCCACGGCACGGTGGAGGGGGCGGCTGGACTGACCGTGGACCGCTACGGCGACTTGCTGCTCGTGCAGAGCTTCCACAGCCCGCTGCCCGCGCCGCAACTGGCCGCGCTGGAAGCCTTCTACGCCCAGGCCTGGCCGGGCCTGGGCGTGGTCTACAACGACCGCAGCCGGCCCAATTCGCGCATCGCCAACGCGCTCTCTCCGGGCATGCAGACCGTTGCCGCGGCGCCGCGCCTGGCCCGGGAGCTGGGTTTGGGCTACCGCATCCAGGGCCGGCACGCGGGCCAGGACCCGTGGCTCTTTCTCGACATGCGCGCCGCGCGCCGGCGCGTGATGACGGAGGCGGCGGGCAAATCTTTGCTCAACGTGTTCGCCTACACCTGCGGGGTGGGGGTGGCCGCGGCCAAGGCTGGGGCGAGCTCCGTGGCCAACGTGGACTTCTCGCTTTCCAGCCTCGCGGTCGGCGGGGAGAACGCCCGGCTCAACGACCTGCCCATCAAGATGGAGTTCGTGCACAGCGACGCCTTCGCCGCCCTGCGCCAGCTCTCCGGGCTGGGCCAGAGCCAGGTGGTGCGGGGGCGGCGTCTGCCGCCGTTCCCGAAGCTGGAGCCGCGGCGCTTCGACCTGGTGTTCCTCGACCCGCCCCGCTACGCCCAGAGCCCGTTCGGGGTGGTGGACGTGATCCAGGATTATCCGGCGGTGTTCAAGCCCGCCCTGCTCTGCGTCGCCGAAGGCGGCGCGATGTTCTGCTGCAACAACGCGGCTCGGGCCGAGCGCGAGGCTTGGCTGGCCCAGCTGGAGCGCAGCGCGCGCAAGGCCGGCCGCCCCATCCGCGAGGCGGAATGGATCATGCCGGAGGACGACTTTCCCAGCCTTGACGGGCGGCCGCCGCTGAAGGTCGCGCTGCTGAGGCTGTAG
- a CDS encoding nitronate monooxygenase family protein, with protein MPGVLQPLRIGDLKVELPIVQGGMGVMVSTAALASAVAECGAAGTIAGVALGYGTPENESDYLAASRKALRAEILKAKAATDGVVGVNLLGALTNYEELALTAAQAGADFIASGAGLPLCLPEQAEGTDTRLIPIVSSGRAAAVIARRWKKRYDRIPDAFIVEGPMAGGHLGFRKEDVRAPVPGVLEGLVREVLAVARDCAATPVPVIAAGGIFDGKDAARFLALGASGVQIATRLVATFECSVAQAFKDLYLSARPEDVVIIDSPVGMPGRAIRTPFIDRLLRGEGEPFHCGYQCLKTCNPRTAPYCIAKALFNAVKGNLEHAVVFAGSNVSRVREIVSTRALLEGFAAEARAELACLA; from the coding sequence ATGCCTGGAGTTTTGCAGCCGCTGCGCATCGGAGACCTGAAGGTCGAACTGCCCATCGTGCAGGGCGGCATGGGTGTAATGGTGTCCACCGCCGCGCTGGCTTCGGCCGTGGCGGAGTGCGGGGCCGCCGGCACCATCGCGGGCGTGGCTTTGGGCTACGGCACGCCGGAGAACGAGAGCGATTACCTGGCCGCCTCGCGCAAGGCCTTGCGCGCAGAGATCCTCAAGGCCAAGGCCGCCACTGACGGCGTCGTCGGCGTCAACCTCCTCGGAGCGCTGACCAACTACGAAGAGCTCGCGCTCACCGCTGCCCAGGCCGGGGCGGACTTCATCGCCTCGGGAGCCGGGCTGCCCCTGTGCCTGCCCGAGCAGGCGGAAGGGACCGACACGCGCCTGATCCCGATCGTCTCCTCCGGCCGGGCCGCCGCCGTCATCGCCCGGAGGTGGAAGAAGCGCTATGACCGCATCCCGGACGCTTTCATAGTGGAAGGCCCGATGGCCGGCGGGCATCTCGGCTTCCGTAAGGAGGACGTCCGAGCCCCGGTCCCGGGAGTCCTGGAGGGGCTGGTCCGCGAGGTCCTGGCCGTGGCGCGGGACTGCGCGGCGACCCCGGTCCCCGTGATCGCGGCGGGCGGCATCTTCGACGGCAAGGACGCGGCCCGTTTCCTGGCTCTGGGCGCCTCCGGGGTGCAGATCGCCACCCGGCTGGTGGCCACTTTCGAGTGTTCGGTCGCGCAAGCCTTCAAGGACCTCTACCTCTCGGCGCGGCCCGAGGACGTGGTCATCATCGACAGCCCGGTGGGCATGCCGGGACGGGCCATCCGCACGCCCTTCATCGACCGCCTGCTGCGCGGGGAAGGAGAGCCCTTCCATTGCGGCTACCAGTGCCTCAAGACCTGCAATCCGCGCACGGCGCCCTACTGCATCGCCAAGGCCCTGTTCAACGCGGTCAAGGGCAACCTCGAGCATGCGGTGGTCTTCGCCGGCTCCAACGTCTCCCGGGTCCGGGAGATCGTCTCCACGCGCGCTCTTCTGGAAGGCTTCGCCGCCGAGGCCAGGGCCGAGCTGGCCTGCCTTGCCTGA
- a CDS encoding response regulator, with the protein MRVPAEEFSICIIEDDAHFRETFADVMALRGVKVRGAGTAADGLAALAQGKPSIVIVDVRLPDMHGFDLCRRIRHTAGLAGLPIVLISASTRYNDPRDRVEGLLAGASAFLPKPITIEDLWAEICGVLKRPAAEFA; encoded by the coding sequence ATGAGAGTCCCGGCCGAAGAATTCTCCATCTGCATCATCGAGGACGACGCGCATTTCCGCGAGACCTTCGCGGACGTGATGGCTTTGCGCGGGGTCAAGGTGCGCGGGGCGGGCACGGCCGCCGACGGCCTGGCCGCGCTGGCTCAGGGTAAGCCTTCCATCGTCATCGTGGACGTGCGCCTGCCGGACATGCACGGCTTCGACCTGTGCCGGCGCATCCGCCACACCGCCGGGCTGGCGGGGCTTCCCATCGTCCTCATCTCCGCCTCCACGCGCTACAACGATCCGCGCGACCGCGTTGAGGGGCTTTTGGCCGGGGCTTCGGCGTTCTTGCCCAAGCCCATCACCATCGAGGACCTTTGGGCCGAGATCTGCGGCGTTTTGAAAAGACCTGCTGCGGAATTCGCCTGA